A single window of Marinobacter sp. SS13-12 DNA harbors:
- the der gene encoding ribosome biogenesis GTPase Der — translation MTPVIALVGRPNVGKSTLFNQMTRSRDALVADFPGLTRDRKYGEGNYEDQRFIVIDTGGLTGGEEGLDAEMARHSMQAVEEADIVLFLVDGKAGLNGGDELIADHLRKTGKQAHLVVNKTDGQDPDIAASDFHGLGFQSTFLIAASHNRGIRSMLEELLPSEEEREAQDRADKYPGIRIGIVGRPNVGKSTLVNRMLGEDRVVVFDMPGTTRDSVYIPYERMDHQYTLIDTAGVRRRKNVSETVEKFSIIKTLQAIDDAHVVILVIDAREGLVDQDLHLIGFVLDAGRSLVIAVNKWDGMDPEDKAKVKEQVQRRLDFLDYADKHYISALHGSGVGVMYDSVHACYESAMAKWPTNRLTAILQDATAQHQPPLVQGRRIKLRYAHQGGSNPPVIVVHGNQTDALPGAYKRYLENSFRKVLKVVGSPIRFEFRSGENPFANKVSRLTPRQKVKQDNDIKKGRPVKKKARMKSKKR, via the coding sequence ATGACCCCTGTAATTGCACTTGTCGGGCGTCCCAACGTTGGCAAGTCGACACTGTTTAACCAGATGACGCGTTCCCGGGATGCGCTTGTAGCGGATTTTCCCGGCCTGACCCGCGACCGTAAATACGGCGAGGGCAATTACGAGGACCAGCGGTTTATTGTCATTGATACCGGTGGTCTCACCGGCGGCGAGGAAGGCCTGGATGCGGAGATGGCCCGCCACTCCATGCAGGCGGTTGAAGAGGCCGACATCGTGCTGTTTCTGGTAGACGGCAAGGCCGGCCTGAACGGTGGTGACGAGCTGATTGCCGATCACCTTCGTAAAACCGGCAAGCAGGCGCACCTGGTGGTCAACAAGACCGACGGTCAGGACCCGGACATTGCTGCCTCTGATTTCCATGGCCTTGGTTTCCAGTCTACCTTTCTGATCGCGGCTTCCCACAACCGTGGCATCCGTTCAATGCTCGAGGAGCTGCTGCCCTCGGAAGAGGAGCGTGAAGCCCAGGACCGGGCAGATAAATACCCCGGGATCCGGATCGGGATTGTCGGTCGTCCGAATGTGGGCAAATCCACGCTGGTCAATCGTATGCTGGGTGAAGACCGGGTTGTGGTGTTCGACATGCCCGGCACCACCAGGGACAGCGTGTACATTCCTTACGAGCGGATGGACCATCAGTACACGCTCATCGATACCGCAGGTGTGCGCCGTCGCAAGAATGTCAGTGAAACGGTGGAGAAGTTTTCCATCATCAAGACGCTGCAGGCCATCGATGACGCCCACGTGGTTATTCTGGTGATCGATGCCCGGGAAGGGCTGGTGGACCAGGACCTGCACCTGATTGGCTTTGTGCTGGATGCGGGCCGCTCGCTGGTGATTGCCGTCAACAAGTGGGACGGCATGGACCCGGAAGACAAGGCGAAGGTAAAAGAGCAGGTTCAGCGCCGCCTGGATTTTCTCGACTATGCCGACAAGCATTATATTTCTGCGCTTCACGGCTCTGGCGTTGGCGTGATGTACGACTCGGTCCACGCCTGCTACGAATCCGCGATGGCCAAGTGGCCAACGAACCGCCTCACTGCGATTCTTCAGGATGCGACCGCACAGCATCAGCCACCATTGGTGCAGGGACGCCGCATCAAGCTCCGTTATGCTCACCAGGGTGGTTCCAACCCTCCGGTTATCGTTGTGCACGGCAACCAGACGGATGCGTTACCGGGTGCCTACAAGCGCTATCTGGAGAACAGTTTCCGCAAGGTCCTGAAGGTAGTCGGCTCGCCCATCCGCTTTGAGTTCCGCTCCGGCGAGAACCCGTTTGCCAACAAGGTGAGTCGGTTGACGCCCCGCCAGAAGGTCAAGCAGGATAATGACATCAAGAAAGGCCGGCCGGTAAAGAAGAAAGCGAGAATGAAGAGCAAGAAACGCTAG
- the pta gene encoding phosphate acetyltransferase: MAKNLYIAPTSLNSGLTSVCLGLLRALERVGVSVGFYKPFSQSVHEGEAHHNRGEDTSVAFVRARSHLEPPEPMGLKTAQNLLNTGKADQLLETIVGEYQKVAKTVDVVIIEGLVPDRSEAYIARLNVEVARNLGSEVVLVSTPGQTDPKTLDEELDFYARLFSSPSDPEVIGVVLNKVGEPDKSEFTPRVNSRASDETVDYGKACKVFSEGRYRLLAVIPWQPELLASRVSDIVREMDSEVLHEGEMHTRRVQKVTVSARTIRNMVDTLRPGTLMVTPGDREDIIVTTAVAALNGVPLAGIMLTGGLMPDDRVVDLCRRALETGLPVMRAETNTYETAHRLANLSPAIPVDDPDRIEKAMEAVATRIDAEWLREHLKVERQSRLSPPAFRYLLSERARAAAKRIVLPEGNEPRTVQAAIICHQRKLAHCIMLGDRNDIANVARSQGLELPDDMEVIDPAEVRKDYIDPMVKLRQHKGLAPDMAEAMLEDNVVLGTMMVAEDKADGLVSGAVHTTANTVRPAMQLIKTHDHAKVVSSVFFMLLPQQVVVYGDCAINPDPNAEELADIAIQSAGSAEAFGIEPVVAMISYSTGESGSGKDVEKVREATRIARERRPDLLIDGPLQYDAAAIESVAKSKAPNSKVAGKATVFIFPDLNTGNTTYKAVQRSANVVSIGPMLQGLRKPVNDLSRGALVEDIVFTIALTAVQAKQVEDAGLI, from the coding sequence ATGGCAAAGAACCTCTATATTGCGCCAACCTCCCTGAATTCCGGGCTGACCTCCGTCTGCCTGGGGCTGCTCCGCGCCCTTGAACGGGTGGGCGTCAGCGTGGGGTTCTATAAGCCGTTTTCTCAGTCAGTCCATGAGGGCGAGGCCCATCATAACCGCGGTGAAGACACGTCCGTAGCATTCGTTCGGGCCCGTAGCCATCTGGAGCCTCCCGAGCCCATGGGTCTGAAGACGGCGCAGAACCTTCTCAACACCGGCAAGGCCGACCAATTGCTGGAAACGATCGTTGGCGAGTACCAGAAAGTAGCAAAGACGGTTGATGTGGTCATCATTGAAGGCCTGGTGCCAGATCGCTCCGAAGCCTATATCGCCAGGCTGAATGTGGAAGTCGCCCGCAACCTGGGTTCCGAAGTTGTTCTGGTAAGCACCCCCGGGCAGACGGATCCGAAAACCCTGGACGAAGAACTGGATTTTTACGCCCGACTGTTCTCCAGCCCCTCCGACCCGGAGGTGATCGGCGTTGTGCTCAACAAAGTCGGAGAACCTGACAAATCAGAGTTTACTCCGCGGGTAAATTCCCGGGCCTCCGACGAAACGGTTGATTACGGCAAGGCCTGCAAGGTCTTCAGCGAAGGCCGTTACCGGCTGCTGGCAGTCATTCCCTGGCAGCCGGAACTTCTGGCGTCGCGGGTATCAGACATTGTCCGTGAAATGGATTCAGAAGTGCTCCACGAAGGGGAGATGCACACTCGTCGGGTCCAGAAGGTCACCGTCAGTGCCCGTACCATCCGCAATATGGTGGATACCCTGAGACCGGGAACCCTCATGGTTACACCGGGAGATCGGGAAGACATCATAGTGACCACGGCGGTAGCTGCACTCAATGGCGTGCCACTGGCCGGCATAATGCTCACCGGCGGACTGATGCCCGACGACAGGGTGGTGGATCTCTGCCGCCGTGCACTGGAAACCGGGCTTCCGGTCATGAGAGCCGAAACCAATACCTATGAAACCGCTCACCGGCTGGCCAACCTCTCCCCTGCGATCCCGGTGGATGACCCGGACCGGATAGAAAAGGCCATGGAAGCCGTTGCAACCCGGATCGACGCCGAGTGGCTCAGGGAGCACCTGAAGGTCGAACGCCAGAGCCGGTTATCGCCACCGGCTTTCCGTTACCTGCTGTCGGAACGTGCCAGGGCCGCGGCCAAGCGCATCGTGCTGCCTGAGGGCAATGAACCGCGTACGGTTCAGGCCGCAATTATCTGCCACCAGCGTAAACTGGCCCACTGCATCATGCTGGGCGACCGTAATGATATCGCCAATGTCGCCCGATCCCAGGGGCTGGAACTGCCCGACGACATGGAAGTCATCGATCCTGCCGAGGTCCGCAAAGACTACATCGACCCCATGGTAAAGCTTCGACAACACAAGGGCCTGGCGCCCGATATGGCCGAAGCAATGCTGGAAGACAATGTGGTTCTCGGAACCATGATGGTGGCTGAAGACAAGGCTGATGGCCTGGTATCCGGGGCCGTGCACACCACCGCCAACACCGTGCGCCCGGCCATGCAGCTGATCAAGACCCACGACCACGCCAAGGTGGTCTCGTCGGTGTTCTTCATGCTGCTGCCGCAGCAGGTTGTCGTCTATGGGGATTGCGCCATTAACCCCGACCCGAACGCCGAGGAACTGGCCGATATCGCGATCCAGAGTGCCGGTTCAGCGGAAGCCTTCGGTATTGAGCCGGTGGTGGCCATGATCAGTTACAGCACCGGAGAATCCGGCAGTGGCAAGGACGTGGAAAAGGTGCGCGAAGCCACCCGGATTGCCCGGGAAAGGCGCCCTGACCTGCTGATTGACGGCCCCCTGCAATACGATGCCGCGGCCATAGAGAGCGTTGCCAAAAGCAAGGCGCCGAACAGCAAGGTCGCCGGTAAGGCCACGGTGTTTATCTTTCCGGATCTGAACACCGGCAACACAACCTACAAGGCCGTTCAGCGTAGCGCTAATGTGGTGAGTATCGGCCCCATGCTTCAGGGCCTGAGAAAACCGGTGAATGACCTTTCCCGGGGCGCGCTGGTGGAAGACATTGTCTTTACCATTGCTCTCACCGCGGTACAGGCCAAACAGGTAGAGGATGCTGGGTTGATCTGA
- a CDS encoding acetate kinase, protein MEGTILVVNCGSSSLKIALFDGQLNKLASGLAERLGKDDGFATVKGRPERIELPAGAGHQDALNALVTVLQDSGLLDDAPAAIGHRVVHGGETFREAALINEDVLDAIKDCASLAPLHNPVNLTGIEATTALFPSTPQVAVFDTAFHQTLPRKAYLYAVPLRLYKDWGVRRYGFHGTSHQFMANEAARILGKTPATTSIISAHLGNGCSITAIRDGNSVDTSMGLTPLEGLVMGTRSGDVDPGLFDFLAQKGVDSREVHRLLNNESGLLGLSGQTNDMRSLCELADHGHEPSQTAIDVFCFRLARYIGAMMASLNRLDALVFTGGIGENSSLVREKTLAHLSLFGFTIDDELNNHHGSISDGQIEGADSRFRVLVIPTNEELVIAREALASARPGIPG, encoded by the coding sequence ATGGAAGGAACGATACTTGTCGTCAATTGTGGCAGTTCGTCGCTCAAAATTGCCCTGTTTGACGGACAGCTGAACAAGTTAGCCAGCGGTCTCGCTGAACGGCTCGGCAAAGACGATGGCTTCGCCACGGTGAAAGGCCGCCCCGAACGGATTGAGCTCCCAGCCGGTGCCGGCCACCAGGACGCGCTGAACGCTCTGGTGACCGTGTTGCAGGACAGTGGACTGCTGGATGACGCACCTGCGGCCATCGGGCACCGCGTTGTCCATGGCGGCGAAACCTTTCGCGAAGCCGCGCTCATCAATGAAGACGTACTGGACGCCATCAAAGACTGTGCAAGCCTGGCACCGCTCCACAACCCCGTTAACCTGACGGGAATCGAGGCGACTACGGCCCTTTTCCCGAGCACACCCCAGGTGGCCGTATTCGATACCGCCTTCCACCAGACCCTGCCCCGCAAAGCCTATCTTTATGCGGTTCCGCTGCGGTTATACAAAGACTGGGGCGTTCGGCGTTACGGCTTCCACGGCACCAGCCATCAGTTTATGGCGAATGAAGCCGCCCGGATTCTGGGCAAAACACCCGCCACTACCTCCATTATTTCGGCCCACCTGGGCAATGGCTGCAGCATTACCGCCATTCGTGACGGTAACAGTGTTGATACCAGTATGGGGCTGACGCCGCTGGAAGGTCTTGTAATGGGCACTCGCAGTGGTGATGTGGACCCGGGCCTGTTTGATTTCCTTGCCCAGAAGGGTGTGGACTCCCGGGAGGTTCACCGCCTTCTTAATAACGAAAGCGGCCTGCTGGGGCTGTCGGGCCAGACCAACGACATGCGCTCACTGTGCGAGCTGGCCGATCACGGCCATGAACCATCGCAGACAGCCATTGACGTTTTCTGCTTCCGGCTCGCCCGCTATATAGGCGCCATGATGGCCTCCCTGAACCGCCTCGACGCTCTTGTTTTCACCGGTGGCATTGGCGAAAACAGCAGCCTGGTGCGAGAAAAAACACTGGCGCACCTGAGCCTGTTCGGATTCACCATTGACGACGAGTTGAATAACCATCACGGCAGCATCAGCGATGGCCAGATCGAGGGCGCAGACAGCCGCTTCCGTGTTCTGGTCATTCCCACCAACGAAGAACTGGTGATTGCCAGGGAAGCTCTGGCCTCCGCCAGGCCCGGTATACCTGGCTAA
- a CDS encoding EAL domain-containing protein: MQKLLTRLQRFRTGSPLSFRLLAYILLFSSLFTLISSAAQIYSDYRKDLSQIDRRMKVIETGYTSSLARSLWALDQKLLQTQLEGILSLPDIVHLRLKIEPDSELVMGDIPREATTTTHTFDLTHQGDDMFTLGQLTVTADLRRVYSDMRRKVVVVLTTQFFKTFFVSILIIWIFQYFVTRHLSTMANYARNFSLNNLSRPLQLDRPDTSLNRHDELAQVTDAINQMRERLNDDLERQERDAEEIRKFSKAIEQSPSSVLICDRQWRIEFANQKFTQLTGYDAEAIIGKHPGVLSEEAHAHRENRQLWQSIRLQVQRVGVWQGEINSVRRNGERFWEQLIVTPIKNSKSEATGYLILGEDISIRKRYEQQLLRQANYDILTGLPNRMLALDRLKLALAQARRESSLVGVMFLDLDNFKHINDTLGHDAGDNLLIEAARRISSCLRGTSTVARLGGDEFLVILPGLTGPEATSQVAERILKTFAPPYLLNGQEVFVTTSIGIAIFPNDSDNSGTLLQHADAAMYQAKHKGKSAYAHFAPEMTEVSHERLQMESLMRRALEQNEFELYYQPIVRTDSGELCSAEALLRWNSPGLGMVMPDRFIPLAEETGLITPIGEWVLQEACLAAMRWKESTGTSIGISVNVSPRQFRDPGFIYAVMNALDSSGLEPQQLELEITERLILDNTIETADILRQLDQSGIRLSVDDFGTGYSALSYLKSYPFDTLKIDKSFVQDVMKEQDDAALVKAIINMAHSLGLRVIAEGVEEEAQTHFLQREGCDFSQGYFYSRPLPEGEFRDWLRTNHRVR, encoded by the coding sequence ATGCAGAAACTTTTGACTCGCCTGCAACGATTTAGAACCGGGTCCCCGCTGTCCTTCCGGCTGCTTGCGTACATCCTGCTCTTCAGTTCCCTGTTCACGCTGATTTCTTCAGCGGCCCAGATCTATTCCGACTATCGCAAGGACCTGTCCCAGATTGACCGGCGGATGAAGGTGATTGAAACCGGTTATACCTCCAGCCTTGCCCGAAGCCTCTGGGCGCTGGACCAGAAACTGCTGCAAACCCAGCTTGAAGGCATACTCAGCCTTCCGGACATCGTTCATCTGCGGCTGAAGATCGAACCGGACTCGGAACTGGTCATGGGTGATATCCCCCGTGAGGCAACAACCACCACGCATACCTTCGACCTGACCCATCAGGGCGATGACATGTTCACCCTCGGGCAACTCACCGTTACTGCCGATCTCAGACGGGTGTATTCCGACATGCGGCGAAAGGTTGTCGTCGTACTGACGACCCAGTTTTTCAAAACCTTCTTTGTGTCGATACTCATCATCTGGATATTCCAGTACTTTGTAACCCGGCACCTCAGCACCATGGCCAACTACGCCCGCAATTTCTCTCTCAATAATCTCTCCCGGCCCCTGCAACTGGACCGACCGGATACGTCGTTGAACCGTCACGACGAGCTCGCCCAGGTCACCGACGCCATTAACCAGATGCGGGAACGTCTCAACGACGACCTTGAGCGCCAGGAGCGGGATGCCGAGGAAATCCGCAAATTCTCCAAGGCCATTGAGCAAAGCCCATCGTCAGTGCTCATTTGCGACCGCCAGTGGCGCATTGAGTTTGCGAACCAGAAGTTCACTCAGCTTACCGGTTATGATGCCGAAGCCATCATCGGCAAACACCCCGGCGTGCTTTCCGAGGAGGCCCACGCCCATCGCGAGAACCGGCAGCTGTGGCAATCGATCCGCCTCCAGGTTCAGCGTGTCGGCGTCTGGCAGGGTGAGATAAACAGCGTTCGCAGGAACGGTGAACGCTTCTGGGAACAACTGATCGTCACTCCCATCAAGAATTCCAAATCAGAGGCAACCGGGTACCTTATCCTCGGCGAGGACATCAGCATCCGCAAACGCTACGAACAACAGCTCCTGCGGCAGGCAAACTACGACATCCTCACCGGGCTTCCGAACCGCATGCTGGCGCTTGACCGCCTCAAGCTGGCGCTGGCACAGGCACGACGGGAAAGCTCACTCGTCGGCGTCATGTTTCTTGATCTGGACAACTTCAAACATATCAACGACACCCTCGGACACGACGCCGGCGATAACCTGTTGATTGAAGCAGCCCGCCGTATCTCAAGCTGCCTGCGCGGCACCAGCACCGTTGCCAGACTCGGCGGCGACGAATTCCTGGTGATACTGCCAGGCCTGACCGGGCCTGAAGCCACCTCTCAGGTAGCAGAGCGTATCCTCAAGACGTTCGCCCCTCCCTACCTGCTCAACGGACAGGAAGTCTTTGTTACCACCAGTATTGGCATCGCCATCTTCCCCAATGACTCAGACAACAGCGGCACCCTGCTTCAGCATGCCGATGCCGCCATGTACCAGGCCAAGCACAAGGGCAAGAGCGCCTACGCACACTTTGCCCCGGAGATGACCGAAGTGTCTCACGAGCGGTTGCAGATGGAATCGCTGATGCGTCGTGCGCTGGAACAGAACGAATTCGAACTCTACTACCAGCCAATCGTTCGTACCGATTCCGGCGAACTCTGCTCGGCGGAGGCACTTCTGCGCTGGAACAGCCCTGGCCTGGGAATGGTCATGCCGGACCGTTTTATCCCCCTGGCGGAAGAAACCGGTCTGATTACACCCATCGGCGAATGGGTACTGCAGGAAGCCTGCCTGGCAGCCATGCGCTGGAAAGAGTCCACCGGCACCAGCATCGGCATATCGGTGAACGTTTCTCCCCGCCAGTTCAGGGATCCAGGTTTTATCTATGCCGTGATGAATGCTCTGGACAGCAGCGGGCTGGAGCCCCAGCAACTGGAACTGGAGATTACAGAACGCCTGATTCTGGACAACACCATCGAAACAGCCGATATACTGCGACAGCTCGACCAGTCCGGCATCCGTCTCTCAGTGGATGATTTTGGTACCGGCTATTCTGCGCTCAGCTACCTGAAGAGCTATCCCTTTGATACCCTGAAAATAGACAAATCCTTTGTTCAGGATGTCATGAAAGAGCAGGACGATGCGGCCCTCGTCAAAGCCATCATCAATATGGCCCACAGCCTTGGCCTGAGGGTGATTGCCGAAGGCGTCGAGGAGGAGGCACAGACCCACTTCCTCCAGCGGGAGGGCTGCGACTTCTCCCAGGGCTACTTCTACAGCCGCCCCTTGCCGGAAGGTGAATTCCGGGATTGGCTCAGAACCAACCATCGCGTCCGCTGA
- a CDS encoding TIGR01777 family oxidoreductase, producing MEKRILITGGTGFIGQVLCQKLIADGHSLTVLSRQPAHNVQAVCGRVEPLNDLNQLRGAEGFDAVINLAGEGIADKRWSEARKQELMDSRIALTNQLVDVIRSWKTLPAVLVSGSAVGFYGDQGSHRVTEDTPPHDEFTHRMCSDWEQAALRLDPTGVRVCLSRTGIVAGPGGGFLQRMLLPFKLGLGGRLGNGEQYMPWIHRDDVVAALIWMMETDTASGAYNVVSPNPVTNRQFTRCLAGVLGRPAIFPAPAPVLKIVLGEMSRLLLTGQMAIPERLEAEGFRFRFPDLTPALADATRY from the coding sequence ATGGAAAAACGGATTCTGATCACCGGCGGCACCGGCTTTATTGGCCAGGTATTGTGCCAGAAGCTTATTGCTGACGGGCACAGCCTCACCGTTCTGAGCCGGCAGCCAGCCCACAATGTCCAGGCGGTGTGCGGCCGCGTGGAGCCGTTAAACGATCTGAACCAGCTCCGCGGCGCTGAAGGTTTCGATGCAGTGATCAACCTTGCCGGGGAGGGCATTGCGGACAAACGATGGTCCGAAGCACGCAAGCAGGAACTCATGGACAGCCGTATTGCCCTTACCAACCAGCTTGTGGATGTCATAAGGAGCTGGAAAACGCTTCCCGCCGTTCTGGTATCCGGCTCGGCTGTCGGGTTTTACGGTGATCAGGGCAGTCACCGGGTCACTGAAGACACCCCGCCCCACGATGAATTCACCCATCGTATGTGCAGTGACTGGGAACAGGCCGCTCTCAGGCTCGACCCCACGGGAGTGCGGGTGTGCCTGTCCCGCACAGGCATAGTCGCGGGGCCCGGAGGTGGTTTTCTGCAACGAATGTTGCTGCCATTCAAGCTGGGGCTCGGAGGTCGACTGGGCAACGGTGAGCAATACATGCCCTGGATACATCGTGACGATGTGGTCGCGGCCCTGATATGGATGATGGAGACCGACACTGCCAGTGGCGCCTACAATGTGGTCAGCCCTAACCCTGTAACCAACCGGCAGTTCACCCGGTGCCTCGCCGGCGTTCTTGGCCGGCCCGCCATCTTTCCGGCCCCGGCACCCGTACTGAAAATCGTACTGGGTGAAATGTCCCGGTTGCTACTGACAGGGCAAATGGCGATTCCCGAACGCCTCGAAGCCGAGGGATTCCGGTTCCGGTTTCCTGATCTCACCCCCGCCCTTGCCGATGCGACGAGATACTGA
- a CDS encoding CbiX/SirB N-terminal domain-containing protein: MNNDPRIILLAHGSSDQRWCQTFEKLATPTLESVAGSRIAYMELAEPSLETIISEGKKDGIGAFTIIPLFLAAGRHLRKDVPGMIEELQATHDVTITLAPPIGENPQLGHAIRDVVNQELERQKQSA; the protein is encoded by the coding sequence ATGAATAACGACCCCAGAATCATCCTTCTTGCGCACGGAAGCAGTGACCAGCGCTGGTGCCAGACCTTTGAAAAGCTCGCCACACCCACGCTCGAATCGGTAGCCGGCTCCCGCATTGCTTACATGGAACTGGCAGAGCCCTCGCTGGAAACCATTATCTCCGAAGGCAAAAAAGACGGCATTGGTGCATTTACCATCATTCCGCTGTTCCTGGCCGCTGGCCGCCACCTGAGAAAAGACGTACCGGGAATGATAGAGGAGCTCCAGGCGACTCATGATGTCACCATTACCCTGGCTCCACCGATCGGGGAAAACCCGCAGTTGGGCCACGCAATACGGGATGTTGTGAACCAGGAACTGGAAAGACAGAAACAGTCTGCGTAA
- a CDS encoding DUF924 family protein yields the protein MFDWKEILDFWFGELDEHGLPDSEHRTRWFRPSRAFDQEIRRRFISMVLFASEDGLRHWRSVPGGALAEIILLDQFTRQIHRGGALAFDNDKLAIKLCKSAMRSGHDMALPAVQRAFLYMPLQHSEKVEDQKLSVDCYEQLASATGGIAGDFMESFLQSARDHREIISRFGRFPHRNKALKRSSTPEEEVYLESGKRFGQ from the coding sequence ATGTTCGATTGGAAAGAGATTCTGGATTTCTGGTTTGGTGAACTTGATGAACACGGGCTGCCGGACAGCGAACACCGCACTCGCTGGTTTCGCCCTTCCCGCGCCTTTGATCAGGAAATCCGCCGGCGATTCATCTCCATGGTGCTGTTTGCTTCCGAAGACGGGTTACGGCACTGGAGAAGCGTGCCGGGTGGAGCGTTGGCCGAGATTATCCTGCTGGACCAGTTCACCCGCCAGATCCACCGGGGCGGGGCCCTGGCGTTCGATAATGACAAGCTGGCCATCAAGCTGTGCAAGAGCGCGATGCGTAGTGGGCATGACATGGCGTTGCCGGCGGTGCAGCGGGCATTTCTCTATATGCCGCTGCAGCATTCGGAAAAAGTGGAAGACCAGAAGCTTTCTGTGGATTGCTACGAGCAACTGGCCTCTGCCACTGGTGGCATTGCTGGCGACTTCATGGAAAGTTTTCTGCAGTCTGCCAGGGATCACCGCGAGATTATCAGCAGGTTCGGCCGGTTTCCTCACCGGAACAAGGCATTGAAGCGTAGCTCCACCCCGGAAGAGGAAGTCTATCTGGAGTCGGGAAAACGTTTCGGCCAATAG
- a CDS encoding TetR family transcriptional regulator, with protein sequence MVQAQVPEVSARSELPENRSLRRSIRYSGRKASRVKSEMRRLEILEATLRIAARDGLRGIKHRAVAREADVPLAATTYYFRDIQELISDSFMLFAEKARDNLDSFYDTIHLVLDTIPPQTLRRGGFQRRELASRLSAISTAYLYEQFTRRREQVLAEQVFLMEALRDDRLAGLARNYREAWTAGLRQILERLDSPSPGRDAALLVNVTLGMGYDSLLNGRAVDYAALSETVGKVIELVLACPTEN encoded by the coding sequence ATGGTACAGGCACAAGTGCCGGAGGTTAGTGCCCGTAGCGAGTTGCCCGAGAACCGTTCGCTTCGTCGGTCCATTCGTTACAGCGGGCGCAAGGCATCCCGAGTAAAAAGCGAGATGCGACGCCTTGAAATTCTGGAGGCAACCCTGCGAATTGCTGCAAGGGACGGCCTTCGCGGCATCAAGCACCGGGCCGTAGCGCGTGAAGCCGACGTGCCGCTGGCAGCTACCACCTACTATTTCCGTGATATCCAGGAGCTGATCAGCGACTCCTTCATGCTTTTCGCCGAGAAGGCGAGGGACAATCTGGACAGCTTTTACGACACCATTCACCTGGTCCTGGATACGATTCCACCGCAAACCCTGCGGCGTGGCGGGTTCCAGCGCCGGGAGCTGGCCTCGCGTCTTTCCGCTATCTCCACAGCCTATCTCTATGAACAGTTCACCAGGCGGCGGGAGCAGGTGCTTGCGGAGCAGGTTTTCCTCATGGAAGCCCTGAGAGACGATCGCCTTGCGGGTCTTGCGCGAAACTACCGGGAGGCATGGACGGCAGGACTGAGGCAGATTCTGGAACGGCTGGACTCGCCATCACCGGGCAGAGATGCGGCGCTGCTGGTGAACGTCACACTGGGTATGGGCTACGATAGCCTGCTCAACGGCAGAGCGGTGGACTATGCTGCGCTGTCTGAAACGGTCGGGAAGGTTATCGAGCTGGTTCTGGCTTGCCCAACAGAAAACTGA